In a genomic window of Rhodovulum sp. P5:
- a CDS encoding ABC transporter ATP-binding protein, which produces MAVATDKGFVVFDRVQKSYDGETLVVKDLNLSIGKGEFLTMLGPSGSGKTTCLMMLAGFETATHGDILLDGNPINNIPPHKRGIGMVFQNYALFPHMTVAENLAFPLEVRKIGKSEREAKVQRALEMVQMGEFGGRRPSQLSGGQQQRIALARALVFEPELVLMDEPLGALDKQLREHMQFEITRLAHNLGITTVYVTHDQTEALTMSDRVAVFNDGRIQQLAPPDVLYEQPENSFVAQFIGENNTLMGNVKEINDGVALVELDDGEVIDAKPVNVGAPGERTLVSIRPERVEINKERLSPDAHLIHAEVLEFIYMGDIYRTRLRVAGNDDFVIKTRNAPDQRRLKPGEHIEIGWLPEDCRALDA; this is translated from the coding sequence TTGGCCGTCGCAACGGACAAGGGCTTCGTGGTCTTCGACCGCGTGCAAAAGAGCTATGATGGGGAGACACTGGTCGTAAAGGACCTCAATCTCTCGATCGGGAAGGGCGAGTTCCTGACGATGCTGGGACCGTCGGGGTCGGGGAAGACCACCTGCCTGATGATGCTGGCGGGGTTTGAGACCGCCACCCATGGCGACATCCTGCTGGACGGCAATCCGATCAACAATATTCCGCCGCACAAGCGCGGGATCGGCATGGTGTTCCAGAACTACGCGTTGTTCCCGCACATGACCGTGGCCGAGAACCTCGCCTTTCCGCTGGAGGTCCGCAAGATCGGCAAGTCGGAGCGCGAGGCGAAGGTGCAGCGCGCGCTGGAGATGGTGCAGATGGGCGAGTTCGGCGGGCGCCGCCCGTCGCAGTTGTCAGGCGGGCAGCAACAGCGGATCGCCTTGGCCCGGGCGCTTGTGTTCGAGCCGGAACTGGTGCTGATGGACGAACCGCTGGGCGCGCTCGACAAGCAGTTGCGCGAACATATGCAGTTCGAGATCACGCGGCTTGCGCACAACCTGGGGATCACGACGGTCTATGTCACCCATGACCAGACCGAGGCGCTGACCATGTCGGACAGGGTTGCCGTGTTCAATGACGGACGCATTCAGCAACTGGCACCCCCCGATGTGCTTTACGAACAGCCCGAGAACAGTTTCGTGGCTCAGTTCATCGGCGAGAACAACACGCTGATGGGCAACGTCAAGGAAATCAACGATGGTGTTGCGCTGGTCGAACTGGACGACGGCGAAGTGATCGACGCCAAGCCCGTGAATGTGGGGGCGCCGGGTGAACGAACGCTGGTGTCGATCCGGCCGGAACGGGTCGAAATCAACAAGGAACGGCTGTCGCCCGATGCCCATTTGATCCATGCCGAGGTGCTGGAGTTCATCTATATGGGCGACATCTACCGCACCCGGTTGCGCGTGGCGGGCAACGACGATTTCGTCATCAAGACCCGAAACGCCCCCGACCAGCGCCGGCTGAAGCCGGGCGAGCATATCGAGATCGGCTGGCTGCCGGAAGACTGCCGCGCCCTAGACGCCTGA